From the genome of Candidatus Defluviilinea proxima:
TGGCGCACAGGAAGATTCCAACGGCTACATGAGTCGCTATACGTTTCAAGAAAGTATCCGCGATAACGCTACTCTGCCCCTGCACTTTGAGCCGCGCTTGCCAAACTATCATGTTGATAAAGAAAGTTTGGATATTGCCTTCAAAGAAATGGCAAACGAACTTAACGAAGAAGATAGGGACAAGTTAAGCAAAAAAGCGGCAAGCATGGCGGTTTTTCTAAAATCGCCAGAACGTGTCAAGCAAATTGTTCAGGATATTGTTGAACACTTCAACAAACATGTTCAACCCGAAGGTTTCAAGGCAATGATCGTTACACCTGATCGCCTTGCTTGTGTTCAATACAAAGAAGAACTGGATAAATTCCTGCCTTTTGCAGCCAGCAAGGTGGTTATCAGCACTTCTGCAAACGATGAACTAGAGTTCAAACAAAAGTGGGGTATGGATAAAGACCAGCAAGAAAAAGTTGTTGAAGAATTCAACGATGCCGACTCTCCCTTGAAGTTCCTTGTTGTAACTGCCAAATTGCTTACTGGTTTTGATGCGCCAATTCTTCAAACAATGTATTTGGATAAATCGCTCAAAGACCATACGCTGCTACAAGCCATTTGCAGAACCAACCGATTATTTCCCAACAAAACCTTTGGGCGCATTGTAGATTACTTCGGCGTATTCGATGACACAGCTCAGGCTTTGGCATTTGATGAAGAAACTGTAAAGCTGGTTATTACCAATCTGAAAGAACTAAAAGACAAGTTGCCGCAAGTCTTGGCAGATTGTTTGGCTCATTTTGCTGGCATTGATAGAACCATTGAAGGCTTTGAAGGTCTGCAAGCCGCGCAAGAATGTATCAAGACCGATGAAAAACGGGATGCCTTCGCCAAAGATTTCAATTCTCTATCCAAACTTTGGGAAGCCCTCTCGCCTGACGAAATCTTGAATAAATATCAGAAAGAATATAAATGGCTTTCGCAGGTCTATCTTTCCGTAAAACCAACTTCTGACGATAACGGCAGATTACTATGGCACGCTTTAGGGGCACAAACTACAAAGTTGATTCACGAACACATCCATGTAGATGGAATCAGTCACGAAATGGAAGAAATGATTTTGGATGCCAAAGTGATTGACGAACTGATGAACAACAAAGACCCCAGAGAAGCACAGCGGGTAATGAAGATTCTAATCAGCCGCTTGATGCGGCATGGGAACGATCCGATTTTTATTGCTTTGAGTCAACGCCTTGAAGCCTTGCGCGCCAAAGCTGAACAAGGTCTTATCAATAGTATTGAATTTATCAAGCAATTATGTGAAATTGCTCGTGATACAGTTCAAGCTGAAAAACAAACTGATACTGTTGATGAACGCAAAACCGCCAAAGCGGCCCTTACTGAATTATTCCTTGAAATGAAAACCGACCAAACACCTGCAGTTGTGGAGAGAATTGTTAACGACATTGACAGTATCGTAAAGTACGTCCGATATGATGGCTGGCAAAACACAACAACAGGTGAAAAATTAGTAATGAAAGAACTAAGAAAGATATTGTGGGTGAAATATCCAATCAAAGATGAAGATTTGTTTAATAGGGCTTACGCTTACATTCGAGAATACTACTAGAAGCTGCAAGGGGAGACGGGAGAGAGGTTTTGTTCGAACACACCCCCTCCGCCTTCGGCACCTCCCCCAAATCCGACAATGTGAATTTTGAATCCGCAAACAGACTTTTTCTTGTCGTATTTGGGGGTACCTAAAGGTATGCTTCGCGAAGGCTGGGAGGGGGTGTGAGTTTCCAAGTCAATGTTTTGTTTCAGAAGGCATTCGCTTTTCCCCTTGATGGGACATAGGAGAGGGGGTAAGATTTTGACCTCACCCCTAACCCATCTACCCTAGTAGGTACACGCCCTGAAGGAGAGGGGAATCTATCCAAACAATTTTACAGAAACAACTCAAGACAACGGAGGATATTCATGAAAGACGGAACCTGTCCAAAATGCGGCTCGACAGAAATCATGACAAATTTACCTGTTCCTGACAACAGAAGTCCTCTCATTGGTAGGGCCCCAATCCGAGTACTCGTAGAAGAGCCAAGGCCTGCTATAGCAGATCCCTTCTGGATGAGTGATGGAGCCTCAGGTCAATTACAGGCGTATGTATGCAGTCAGTGTGGGTATACAGAGTTCTACACAGACAACTTTGAGAACATGTATAAAAAATATAAACAGTTTGGGTTGGATCAATAGCTTGGTCGTAGTTGATTTCCCTTTGCAGGAATCAACCATCCGCATTCGGGCACATATCAAAAAGAAGAGGACAGTTTGTCATCTTCTTTTTGATTGAGCAACTATGGAACAGTCGCTTATTTCAAATCCTCGATGGGAACGATCAGAGGTTCGGTATCGGGGCCGTTGGAACAATAACAAGTCTGCACAGGGTCACCAGCGGGAGGCGATATGCTGGTGTAATATCCCCTGCTCTGACAATATTCGCCGCACAACCTGGAGTTTTTATCCTCATTCACAAAATCCATGCCCCACTTACAAGAGAACACAAACAAGATCAGTGTGATCCCCAACAACACAAGGGGCAACCAATTATTTAACTCTGGCATTTGTTCAAATTGCCTACCGACCAAATACCCAATGAAGGTCAATATAAACCACGTCACTATAAAGATCATGACGAGGATGAGCAAAAAATCCATCTCAGAAAACGATTGTGAACTCCAAAAGAGTTCATAAAGGTTAAGGAAAACATTATAAAGTTCAAGAGAAACTGGCAGGGAAATCAAAAAAGCGGAAAAAGCGAACAGCAGTGTATATACGTATCTTTTTCTCATAGTAACCCTCCGAAAATTTATTTGCGGTAGAGTGCAATTCCATTTAGCACTTTCCGATGATGCGTACACGGATCGTGAATGTATTGTACGCTTTACTTTATGGAATGATCAGCGCAACTTTATTTTTGGTCAGGAAGCGTTCTTCAAAAGCCTTGGCCGATAGTGGCGCTGAATAGAGAAACCCCTGCCCCAGGTTACATCCCATTTCGGTCAACTCCATGGCTTGTTCTTGTGTTTCAATCCCTTCCCCAACAACTTTCAAACCGAACGCTTTTCCCAGATCAATCATATTGCGAACGATCGCTTTGTCCCTTTCATCGCTCACAATCCCCTGCACAAAGGATCGGTCGATCTTCAATATGTCCACGGGGAATCTTTTTAAATAATTCAAGCTGGCATACCCAACACCAAAGTCATCGAGCGCCATGCGCACGCCGATATCTCTTAAAGCAGTCAAGCGGGACATTGTCGTTTCTGAATCTTGGATCAGACTGCTCTCCGTAATTTCAAGGACCAGCGACGAGGGAGCGATCTGGCTGTAACTTATGGCATCTTGCACATCTTTCACCAATTCACTGGAGTGAAGCTGGCGTGCTGAAAGATTTACGCTCAACGAGAAGGATGATAAGTAACCATACTTTTGATTCCAGGAATGAATTTGAAGGCTGGCTTCCCGTAGAAGCCACTTCCCGATATCAATAATCAGCCCCGTTTCTTCTGCCAAGGGGATGATGTCGGTGGGAAGGATGAGTCCACGGCTGGGATGATTCCAGCGAAGAAGCGCTTCTATTTCAACGATCTGATATCCAGAAAGGGAAAAGATCGGCTGATAATAAACCTGGAGTTCATTATGTTGCAGTGCAAAGCGAAGCTCCGATTCAAGCTCGAGGCGCGCAATCGCCCGGTCGTTCATGTTGGCATCATAAATGGCGTAACACCCCTTCCCCTTTCCCTTTGCTTCATACATGGCCAGGTCCGCTTTGCGTAATAGATCTTCGGGGTCATTCTCACCGGGGAAGCTGATGGCGATCCCTATACTGCAATTTAAATACAATTCCCTGCTCTCGATCAAAATCGGTGCTCGGAAGACATTCAAAATACGGCGTGCGATCAACGTAATTTGATCCAGAGATCTTAAGTTCTCGATCAAAATGGTAAATTCGTCTCCCCCCAATCGGGCCGCCAGATCCTCCGTTCGCAGACAAGTCAATATTCGGCCAGCGACGCTTTTAAGGACGCTATCTCCGATCTCATGTCCCAGGCTGTCATTCACGATCTTAAAGTTATCCAGATCCAAAAATATCAAAGCGACAGTATCAAGGCTATCCTCTGAGTAGGCAAGGACGTTTTGCAATTTTTTGATAAAGAATGTTCGATTGGCTAACCCGGTCAACGTGTCTTGAAACGCCAGGTTCTCCAACGTCTTCTCTACTTGCTGGCGTTTTTTCAATTCCTGGCGGGCTTCTTGATAGAGTCGTGCATTCTCCAAAGCCGCAGAAATTTGACCCGCATACAGCTTGGCTATTTTTAAAGCATCAGGTCCAAATAGGATCGTTGAAAAACGTACGGCAAAAAGTAATCCCTTTAGCTGACCACTAATAAAAATCGGTGTTGCAACCAATGTTTTTATATTCTTATTCCCATCAGGGATCATCTGAGGTGGAATATAGAGAGGTTCATGATCCACAAAGTATTGGCCTTGTAAATAATGCCCGGCGAGTTCTTTCCAGACCGAGTGCTTTAAAGAATCGACCCCATCGCGATCCACGACAAAGTCATCTTTATCCACATCCAACACTGCCAATACGCTGGCATCGGCTCCTATAATTGGATGAAAGCTTTGAACCGCGTCAACACAAATGGCAAGCTGGTCCAGGTGATGGCTGATCTTTCGGCTGATCTGTTCAATTTGCTCAATTTGAATGCTACGTTGTGCCTGCTCGATCACCAGACCAATACGATACGACATGGTCGTCAGAAGCTCAACATCATTTTTGTCAAACGGATGGGAACGGCAACGCGCTAAAAACAATACCCCGCGCACAGTATTACTGCCTGCGATGGGAATACAGACAGCCGTCTCAATATCCAACTCATGAAGATGGGATTCGATCTTAGGGTCGGTTTTCGCCAAGGGGAGCAAGATCGGTCTTCCCGTCTCCATGGTTGTGATCACATAACCATCTTTTTCTTCCGAGAACCGATAATGAAGCATATCTTCTGGGATCCCCAGCGTTGCCAGCGGGGAAAAAGATCCGCTTCCCACTGGATCGAGAATGACAACAATATCGGCTACAAACAATTCCGAGAGCGTTTCCAATAAACGATCAAGTAAGCTCTGTATGGGGGCAGGCTCACTCAAAATAGTAAGCAAGCGAGTAAGACGCGTGGTGTTAAAAACAGCTACCTGCGCGGCCTGAATAGCAGTATCTCGTTCAGCACGGATAGACTCCATGGTCTCTCGGTACGTCACCGTCTTCTGTTCCCCAGCCAGGGATCGTGCTGATGAGTTCATTTTTTTGTTTATCATGAATCATCTATAGTGCTATCACAGTTAACGTCGCGTTATGGGTGGATAACACACCTGCCGTCCGGGCAAATTCCCCACAACAGTAAACGCCAAATATTGGGACGTCTCCTGCCGCGAGCTGTAATCGTTGTGCTTCTTCAGATTTGCGACCCCGAAATACCATTGCACGAGCCGCACAGCTAAATGCCAACAATACCCCTGGTTCTTCAATCGTTTTCAGGGAAGCGTCAACCACATCTTCCACAACATCCAAAAGCGTGCTTGCATCACCAGACATGACTTGAATAGCG
Proteins encoded in this window:
- a CDS encoding EAL domain-containing protein, with translation MNSSARSLAGEQKTVTYRETMESIRAERDTAIQAAQVAVFNTTRLTRLLTILSEPAPIQSLLDRLLETLSELFVADIVVILDPVGSGSFSPLATLGIPEDMLHYRFSEEKDGYVITTMETGRPILLPLAKTDPKIESHLHELDIETAVCIPIAGSNTVRGVLFLARCRSHPFDKNDVELLTTMSYRIGLVIEQAQRSIQIEQIEQISRKISHHLDQLAICVDAVQSFHPIIGADASVLAVLDVDKDDFVVDRDGVDSLKHSVWKELAGHYLQGQYFVDHEPLYIPPQMIPDGNKNIKTLVATPIFISGQLKGLLFAVRFSTILFGPDALKIAKLYAGQISAALENARLYQEARQELKKRQQVEKTLENLAFQDTLTGLANRTFFIKKLQNVLAYSEDSLDTVALIFLDLDNFKIVNDSLGHEIGDSVLKSVAGRILTCLRTEDLAARLGGDEFTILIENLRSLDQITLIARRILNVFRAPILIESRELYLNCSIGIAISFPGENDPEDLLRKADLAMYEAKGKGKGCYAIYDANMNDRAIARLELESELRFALQHNELQVYYQPIFSLSGYQIVEIEALLRWNHPSRGLILPTDIIPLAEETGLIIDIGKWLLREASLQIHSWNQKYGYLSSFSLSVNLSARQLHSSELVKDVQDAISYSQIAPSSLVLEITESSLIQDSETTMSRLTALRDIGVRMALDDFGVGYASLNYLKRFPVDILKIDRSFVQGIVSDERDKAIVRNMIDLGKAFGLKVVGEGIETQEQAMELTEMGCNLGQGFLYSAPLSAKAFEERFLTKNKVALIIP
- a CDS encoding HsdR family type I site-specific deoxyribonuclease; the encoded protein is MTFNELNSVEYFIIHNLTGVNLNNAHGGMVKEESIGYGDVKWKYVQSELLQREITDVFVEKELINALCRINPEIAAQPEFADEVIRKLRAILLSVGNVGLVRANEEFSKWLRGEVNLPFGKNEQHVPVRLIDFENIHNNSFILTNQFKIHARETKIPDIVMLVNGIPLVVGEAKTPVRPAVSWLDGAHDINVVYENAVPQLFVPNVFSFSTEGKEVFIGGVRTPLEFWSPWRIEEERDEITHFAGLQDVAKQLTHLLKPSTLLDILQHFTIYATDNKKKKIKVVCRYQQYEGANMLVQRVLDGEIKKGLIWHFQGSGKSLLMLFAAQKLRKVEELGNPTVLIVVDRIDLDTQITATFNSADVPNMVTTDNIKELHDLLERDSRKIIITMIHKFKEAYPEMNKRDNIIVMVDEAHRTQEGDLGRKMRAALPNAFLFGLTGTPINKADKNTFWAFGAQEDSNGYMSRYTFQESIRDNATLPLHFEPRLPNYHVDKESLDIAFKEMANELNEEDRDKLSKKAASMAVFLKSPERVKQIVQDIVEHFNKHVQPEGFKAMIVTPDRLACVQYKEELDKFLPFAASKVVISTSANDELEFKQKWGMDKDQQEKVVEEFNDADSPLKFLVVTAKLLTGFDAPILQTMYLDKSLKDHTLLQAICRTNRLFPNKTFGRIVDYFGVFDDTAQALAFDEETVKLVITNLKELKDKLPQVLADCLAHFAGIDRTIEGFEGLQAAQECIKTDEKRDAFAKDFNSLSKLWEALSPDEILNKYQKEYKWLSQVYLSVKPTSDDNGRLLWHALGAQTTKLIHEHIHVDGISHEMEEMILDAKVIDELMNNKDPREAQRVMKILISRLMRHGNDPIFIALSQRLEALRAKAEQGLINSIEFIKQLCEIARDTVQAEKQTDTVDERKTAKAALTELFLEMKTDQTPAVVERIVNDIDSIVKYVRYDGWQNTTTGEKLVMKELRKILWVKYPIKDEDLFNRAYAYIREYY